The genomic stretch GGCTTGGTGAAAACAATCATAAAACCATAGagtggtttgagttggaaggaactttAGAGATTATCTTTTTCCATCTACCCTTCCATggacagagacaccttccactagaccaggttgctcaaagcccaaTCCAACCTGGCATTGAACACTTCCATGGTGGATGACAGCCAGgacccctgtccccacagcatccctgaaCGCTCTCCTGGGTTCCTCCATCCAGGCAGGACATAGCTCCACAGCATGGGAAATGCAAATGGGTTGgcaaagcagagagcagggatctTGGCAATGTTCCTGAGAATGCAGAAAGGGGCTGGACGCCTCGTTCCCTTCTTGAAAACTTCAGAGCTTTGTTCCCGTGGGTGGGAAGCGGCttcacagcctgctgcaggcGCTGAGTGAGCACCATTTGTCCACCGGTGAAGGCAGCTCGTGTGGGGTGAACAGGCTCTGCAGTGACTTGTTAGGTCACTTAGCAGGAATTTGGCCTGGATGAAGCCCAGCCAGCTTTTCCTcaggctgtggggctgcttGGACGGCTGTAGGGTCCCTGTCACCACAGACTCCAGGGCTGTATTGGGGCCCATAGCAGTGAGCAGAGgtggctggggctgaggagaGGTGCCCCACGTTCTGTGGCTGGGGTGTTCAGTGGCAGAGCTAAGGCAGAGGCTTGGCCTGGGTGCTCTTTCCCATTGAAAGGAACTCTACTCCTTTCACCTTTACTCCTATGGGTGCTTGGTGGTGGAGCTGCAGATCATGCTGCCCCTGTGCtcactgctctgcccctgctggctgcagcagtgctcctgctgtaTCATGGCAGGGAgccagtgctggggcagagaTGGGGCTTGCTGTGCCAAGCAGCAACCTCTTGATGTCCTGAACTAAAGGAAAAATGGCCCTTAGCCTGCACATTGGGTGGTGGGCTCAAAGATGTTGTCTCTGGTTGTGGACCAGATCTTTCTCACTGAATTATCTCCTCTAATTCAGAGGTCAGCTGtggtgaaggaaagaaaattacctAAGAGGtgttgggaaaggaaaaaggaagaacatCAGGAAACCACAACCTCTGGCTGTCCACATCTCAGGGACACTGAGATCTCTCCCAGGAGGATagagcaggaccaggacaggtTCAGAGGAACATGACAAGGGCACAGAGACATGGAAACCTACTGATGAAGTACTGCCTGTTtgtgggctcctctccaggTCTATGCCACTGGAGACAGCACCCTGGGCTAGGCAGACATTTGTCCATTGGGGTCCAAAGGAGGGGAGAGGCTGAGTGACCCAGGGTTGGTGCATAACCACAGCACAACTTTCCTTCTGAAGGGGTCGCTCAGCACAAACAATGGGCAGCTTTAGTCCAGCTAAAGGGCTTTAGGgactgggttttggggttggcagcagggctgggcttgcAGCCAAGGGATGGCTCAGAGCCTGCCCTGATGTCCCTTGTACCTGCTGGGTGCACAAGGACAGAGGTGGCTCTCGAAGTGCCTGGAGGAACCCCCTCCCCAGGAGATTTAAATCATGTGaaagagctgggctggatgtCACAAGTGATGGCAGAACTCGGTGATGGTAGGAGAAAGTCACTATGACCCTCAATAGCTTTTCCCCAAGTAATGCCCTTTTGGAGGGGCAGCAAAAATACAAGGAGaaatccccagggatggggggtTGTCTGCCTGGAAGTTAGACTGATTTGGGATTACACAGCACACCCTGATGTGGGGGACAAGTGTGCCAGGAGGAATGAATCCGCTGTGCTGGCTGGTGTGGCATCCTGCTGGTTTGTGCCTGAGCACAGGCTCACTGCCATATTACTGATGGATGAATAGCAGGGCGTCCTCTGCTTGCTTTAGAAAATACATCCTGTTTCATGGCAGCTTAAGATTTGGCCCAAACCTTGCATGGAATAAAGTGATTATTCCAAGCATCTCTAAATCTTCAGCTCCTGAGTGCATGTGTTTTTGCATGCAGGTGCTGAGGGAGGTTGTGCTCAGGCATGGCTTGTGCTGCAGTGGTTTGcatgctgctctggctgcttgCTCAGACAGATGCAAACAAGGTCACCCTGGCACCAAGGCTGAGCATCCTCGTCTCCGAGTGGGGTAATGTGTCCCGGTGTTCCAGGATTTCTTCACTTgaacagcagccagcagtgctcgTGACACTGTGAACGTGCTCGCTGCCTGCTTTAAACCTTTAAGTGCACATACCAGAAGCCAAGAAAAGTAAAATGCCTGGCTGATTGGCTTATGAGACAGTGAGAGGGAAATCATAAAGAGTCAGAGACCTGAAATCCTGACCTGGCAGGTAGCTGGAAGGTCTTTTGTGCACATGTGGCCATGAAGCAGCTTTTCCATAGGTGCTCCCTTGTTCTCCTCCCATCCATCATGCATCACCCAACCCTTCTGTGAAGCctgtggatttgggatgctCTGTCCATGGGCCTGTTTGGCTGATGCTCTCattaatctttttcttctaGTTTTTCACCTGTCGAGGAAGGTGACATCCGTTGTCCCGGAGAGCTGCCTCCTcatcctgctggggctgggcctgGGGGGCATCGTGTTGGCCGTGGCAAAGAAAGCCGAGTACCAGCTGGAGCCCAACatgttcttcctcttccttctgcccCCCATCGTCCTGGACTCGGGGTACTTCATGCCCAGCCGGCTGTTCTTTGACAACATTGGTGCCATCCTCACCTACGCAGTGGTGGGCACGCTCTGGAACTCCTTCGCCACCGGCACCGCGCTCTGGGGACTGCACCGGGCCGGGCTCATGGGTGGGTGTGCAGGGCTTGGACCACATCCCTGAATAAGTAGGTTGGAGGTGAAAAGCACCCCCAGTTTCATAGCCcactgcctctccctgctgtggATTCCCAGGAATTACAGCACGAGCAGGGTCCTGGCATCCTGGCAGTGGTGCTCTGGCAGCACGGTCAAGCGTGCAGGACAGACGGGCCCTGCTTGGCACTGAGCTGACTCATGTCTTTGCTATTTTTGTCTGCCGACCTTGGCTAGCATTGCTGGTTTACTGCCATATTCCCTGTCCTTGGCTGGAGCCACTGGCCTGGCTGGCCTGGGCTGTGTTGTGAGCTCTCTTGAGCCTTGAGGAGCCACTTGATGCCTGGACCCGAGGTGGGGCTGCTAATCCACCTTTGTTGGTacctgctggaggagcagtggTGCATCTGAGTGCCAACAGGGACGTCCCTCATGCTCCTCTCATGTTGCTGCAAGAATTCACTGAGTCCCACTTTTCCAGGGGCATCCCAGAGGTCTGGGAACACTTTTGGGCTCCTCCCACTGCACTCCCAGTTGAGATGCTGCAGCCAAGTCACGGGGATCAGATGAGGGACAAGCTTGTTTCTGCCTGGTGAGAGAGGCTCTGGGGTGGCTGCTTTGCCTGACCTTGGTCCTTCTGTCCTAACAGATCCAGGTGTTGAAGCTGGGCTGATGGATTTCCTGCTCTTTGGCAGCCTGATTTCAGCTGTGGACCCTGTGGCAGTCCTGGCTGTCTTTGAAGAGGTCCACGTTAATGAGACCCTCTTCATCATTGTGTTTGGCGAGTCTCTCCTGAATGATGCTGTCACCGTGGTGAGTTGCAGCTTGGGGGACTCAAATGTTGAGCCCAACATGGTCCAGGGTGCTGGAATTCCCCAGGATGGGCAGAGGATGCAGGTGATATCCCTGAGCTGGGGGCAGACCCTTGCCATGCTCTCTTggcctttcctctctcctggcCGTGGGAGACTTTGCCTGCTGAAATGAGCTGTTACCTGACAGGTTTGGGGTAGAAAATGCCTCTTCCACAGGacccctcctgccctgtgttTCTCAAGGAATTTGCCTTGCCTGCAGGTGCTGTACAAGGTCTTCAACTCTTTTGTGGAGCTGGGCCCAGCGCACATCCATGCCACAGACTACATGAAGGGGGTAGGTGAGTAATTGCCACACCATCCCCTCCACCTCTTCCTCTGTTGTGCAAGTGGAGTGGGGCAAGCACAGGAGCTGCGGAACtgtgggatgggcactgggTGCTACAGCTCTGTGATCTCCATGTGTCACGTACGAACCATCAGCAGAGAACTGCAGAATTGTTTGAgctagaagggaccttaaagaccatcttgttccagcccctgccgtgggcagggacaccttccactagaccaggttgctcagagccccacccAACTTGGcctttaacacttccagggatggcacagccagtctgtgccagggcatcatcaccctcacagggaagaatttcttactaatACCCAATCTAATCCTGCCCTCTGTCACTTGGAAGCCAttcttccttgtcctgtcacttcaTGTCAATGTCAGAAGTCCCTGTCCAGCTCTTTTGCAGTACCCTTTAGGTGCTGGAAGAGCTACTGAGGTTTCCCCAGagtcttttccaggctgaacaaccccaactctatcagcctgtccccacagcagaaGTGGTGCAGGGGATACTTTGGATTGTTCAAACCTTTGTGCTCCATGGGATGCTTTGGAGGGGACATGGGTGGGAACACAGCACTTGGCCAGTGCAGCATGGCGTGGCTGTGGGGCACAGGAGCTGGGCCCACTTGCTTATGGTTCAAATGAGACTTCTCCTCCCACCAGCCTCCTTCTTCCTGGTGAGCCTGGGGGGCACAGCCGTGGGGCTGCTCTTCGCCTTCCTGCTGGCCCTGATCACGCGGTTCACCAAGCGCGTGCGCATCATCGAGCCGCTCTTCGTCTTCCTCCTGGCCTACGTCGCGTACCTCGCTGCTGAGATGGTCTCGCTCTCCGCCATCCTGGCGTGAGTACTGGGCTGTCCCCCAGGGGAACCCAGGAAATTGGGgttgcagtgcagagcagcaagAGGCAGTGAGCAGACCCACTCCTCATCCCGCCGTAGGGCCATGCCAGCTCCttctgcccctctgcagagTCACCTTCTGCGGGATCTGCTGCAAGAAGTACGTGGAAGCCAACATCTCCCAGAAATCCCGCACCACAGTCAAGTACACCATGAAGACACTGGCCAGCAGCTCAGAGACCATCATCTTCATGTTTCTGGGCATCTCTGCTGTGGACACCTCCAAGTGGACATGGGACACAGCACTGGTGCTGGGCACCCTGTTCTTTATTCTGCTCTTCAGAGCTGTGGGTCAGTCTGTCCTGCTGAGTATGTGGCTGGTAGCACACAGCCCTTTTCATGCCAAAAAAGGGATATTGCCCAGGAAAGGTTGGGGCACAAGGCCAGCCATGGATCCTGGCTGGGATTTTGTGCTGtctcctggagcaggcagggttCTCCCAGCATTCCAggttctccttctccttcttccccagGTGTTGTTCTCCAGACATTCGTGCTCAACCGCTTCCGCCTCATCCCCCTGGACAGGATTGACCAGGTGGTCATGTCATATGGTGGCCTCCGTGGGGCCGTGGCCTTCGCCCTGGTCATCCTGCTGGACAGGGAAAAGGTGAAAGCCAAGGATTACTTTGTGGCAACGACCATCGTGGTGGTGTTCTTCACTGTCATTGTGCAGGTGAGGATGGGCACTCTGCCCTCCTCCAGTGCTGCTTTCTTGCCCCAGAACTGGCCTGGGGACATGTGCTTGGGAAAGTATCTTTTTTCAAGTGACCTTTGGTCCTTGGTGCTTTCTGGCACCCCATCCATCAGCAGGTGTGCAGGACTGCTGTGGGGACTGTTGTGATGCTGGGGCCATGGCCCACATTCTTTTCCCACTGGCATTTTGTAAtggggctggctgcaggagctccaagAGTGCATGCCTGCTCTCTTTACAAAGCTGCGGCATTCAGCACCCTGGGAAGGGAAGCCAAGGGGAGGATGAATATGAGTCTAGGGGAGGGATGACTGGGGATGACACCATGGCACAGGGGTCAGGTTGGTCGGGGCATGCATGGCTGGTACAGCCACTGTCCCCAGTCACTTCgtgctgcttctgctccccATGCCCCAGCCATGCACCCTCTCGCCCTCCCAGTCTTTCCCTTGCCTTCTCCTGCCATTCTAGGGCCTCACCATCAAACCCCTGGTGACATGGCTGAAGGTGAAGCGCAGTGACCACCACAAACCAACACTCAACGAGGAGCTGCATGAGCATGTAGGTGATAGCGCCAGAGGCTGCCTGGCTCCCCTCACACGTGGGGCTGGGTGAGGGCCATGTATGACCTTGGCATCCccagggcacccacagctttGTCACCACTCACCCTCTTCCCCTCACTTAAGGCCTTTGACCACATCCTGGCAGCGGTGGAGGACATCGTGGGGCACCATGGCTACCACTACTGGCGGGACAAGTGAGTGTCTCAGGATCCTCTGCTGACTGGTAGTGAATGGGAGACACGTGCCAGCCACAGGGACATCTTGGGGTTCTCGCAGGAGGAcacccctgctgtgggcagggcagcaggaccaggaagCCTATATGTCTGTCCATCAGTCTGGATGGGTACCATCTGGCAGAGAGAGGTCAGGCAGGTgtggctggggatgctgtgaaGCTGGCATTGCTCACCAGGGTCAGCACTTGGGGTGTCCATCTTGGTGGCAATGGCCCTCTGCCTCCTCATGGATGGAactgtgctgggcactgaggAGGGAACAGCCCTGTTCCTGCCTGGGCAGTGTTTATCTGCAGCACGGGGACAGGAAAAGGATGCAAAAAGCCTGTTTCCTGCAGAGGAAGTGCTCCAGCAGGGTGGCCCCTATCCTACTCCCACTGCCTCTCACAGCTTCCCTTGAGCTGTCTGGCTTCCCTTGGGCAGGCTGAAGGGTGATCAtgtcctctcccctccctggcagtgtatccctgtgcacagccaggtcctgtgagcccagcctcCCTCCACCATACTTGGGTCACTCAACTTTGTGTGGGTAGATATCCCTGGCTGTGGTACCCCATGGGAGCTAAACTGCCTGTGTCTTCATCTCATGGCAGGTGGGAGCAGTTTGATAAGAAATACCTGAGCCAGCTCCTGATGCGGAAATCTGCCTACAGGCTGCGGGATGAGATCTGGGATGTTTATTACAAGCTGAACATCCGTGATGCCATCAGCTTTGTCGATCAGGTACCAGCAGTAATGGTGTCCAGGCAGCAGGATGGCCCTGGCAGGAGAGGTTCCCCTCATGTATGGCCACATATGCACCCTCTGGCTGGGCAGTGGGCAtctgcccatcccagctgggcCCTTGCTGTGCTGATGCCAGCCTTGTCCTCCCAGGGTGGCCACGTGCTCTCGGCCGCCAAGCTGGCACTGCCCTCCATGCCCAGCCGCACGTCCATGTCAGAGTCATCAGTCACAAACCTCCTGTGAGTACACCCATCCCTCCAAGCTCCTGGACAGACCTCCTTGGACCTCACAGTTCCCCTGGGGCAGcttgccagggctgggcacaagGTGGGCATGGAGCCCAGCCCGTCCATCTCCATGTCCCGGCAGGAGGGAGAGCGGGAGCGGCGCGTGCCTGGACCTGCAGGTGATCGACACGGTGCGGAGCCGCCGGGACAAGGAGGACGCAGCCATGCACCACGTGCTGCGAGGGAGCCTCTACAAGCCCCGCCGGCGGGTGAGCAGCCCCGGGCCATGGCACCcgcaggaggagcagggatggacgATGCTCTGTGGGGCCAGCTGCTCACCCTGTGTCTCTTTGCCTCTCCCTCGGCCAGTACAAGGCCAGCTACAGCCGTCACTTCATCTCTCCAGATAAACAAGAGCGCCAAGATAAGGAAATCTTCCGGCAGAACATGAAGAGGCGTCTGGAGACCTTCAAGTCCACAAAGCACAATGTCTGCTCCTCCAAgagcaaggccaggctgaaggaaaaaggcaggaaaaaggcAAGTTCTCCCCAAGCTCCTGTTCTTTTCGTAGCTCTGAGATTTGGTCACACCAGGATGCAGTAAGAGAGGTCCTTTTGGGGTGAAGTGCTGCAGGgcatcagcagctccagagccagaGGGGAAAGCAGCTCATCTCTTCTTAGTCCTGTTGATGCTGCATGTGAGCATGCAGGTGttgtgtgttcctgtgtccccagcataCCATCAGTGCTGTGGGGTGGCTCTTCACTGTGCAAAGCCCTGGAGGAGCCCCAGGTTCGTTTTTCAAGAGCACTCAGCATAAAACAGCCTCAATGTTGGTGCAGATCCAGGCTCAGAAGTGTGGTGCTGCACCTCAAATTGAGCCTTAGGTATCTTCTTTTGTTTGGAGGCTTTTGAAGCCATTGCAGCTGAGCAGTTCCTTGTGGGGCCATGAAGATGCAAAGCCTAAGGACTGGAAACCAGCTGCCATGTAGCCAGGGTGGGAATCTGCATGCCCAGTGTTGGCTGGCTCGCAGGACCACCTCTTGGGTTTAGGGCTTTGCACAGGGCAGGTTCCAGCCAGTTCCTCTTCTTTCACAGAAGAACATCTCTCTGACCAAAGAGGCACCCAATGGGAAGACGCACAGAAATGTGCCCTGGCAGGATGCAGGTAAGGCCAGTGGCAGGTGAGGATGGCAGGTCCTGTGGGATGGGAGCACTTCTGTGCCTGTCCACTGCCAGCTCAGTGGGAtgacagcacccagggctgtgctagTACCAAACCAACCCCCTCcatctgcctgcagctcctgtcctggTGATGGTCAgctcagaggaggaggagagcgaTAGCTCGGAGACGGAGAAAGAGGACGATGAGGGGATTGTGTTCGTTGCTCGAGCCACTGATGAGGTCCTGCAGGGAAAGACAACTCCTGGTAGGTACCAATGCTCCatgctggggcagctg from Catharus ustulatus isolate bCatUst1 chromosome 11, bCatUst1.pri.v2, whole genome shotgun sequence encodes the following:
- the SLC9A5 gene encoding sodium/hydrogen exchanger 5 isoform X1, with the translated sequence MLRHQGCSRPRRDALGSERLHQGAPVPRISAPQVALVSGVLQALWGTTGMCQDAPGPVRFQAAPWGQITWTMTMIRCDETVGRELPFAPASSLCSPAVGFFWQTFVTHLYPGREMGKVFHLSRKVTSVVPESCLLILLGLGLGGIVLAVAKKAEYQLEPNMFFLFLLPPIVLDSGYFMPSRLFFDNIGAILTYAVVGTLWNSFATGTALWGLHRAGLMDPGVEAGLMDFLLFGSLISAVDPVAVLAVFEEVHVNETLFIIVFGESLLNDAVTVVLYKVFNSFVELGPAHIHATDYMKGVASFFLVSLGGTAVGLLFAFLLALITRFTKRVRIIEPLFVFLLAYVAYLAAEMVSLSAILAAMPAPSAPLQSHLLRDLLQEVRGSQHLPEIPHHSQVHHEDTGQQLRDHHLHVSGHLCCGHLQVDMGHSTGAGHPVLYSALQSCGSVCPAEYVAGSTQPFSCQKRDIAQERLGHKASHGSWLGFCAVSWSRQGSPSIPGSPSPSSPGVVLQTFVLNRFRLIPLDRIDQVVMSYGGLRGAVAFALVILLDREKVKAKDYFVATTIVVVFFTVIVQGLTIKPLVTWLKVKRSDHHKPTLNEELHEHAFDHILAAVEDIVGHHGYHYWRDKWEQFDKKYLSQLLMRKSAYRLRDEIWDVYYKLNIRDAISFVDQGGHVLSAAKLALPSMPSRTSMSESSVTNLLRESGSGACLDLQVIDTVRSRRDKEDAAMHHVLRGSLYKPRRRYKASYSRHFISPDKQERQDKEIFRQNMKRRLETFKSTKHNVCSSKSKARLKEKGRKKKNISLTKEAPNGKTHRNVPWQDAAPVLVMVSSEEEESDSSETEKEDDEGIVFVARATDEVLQGKTTPGSLDVCPSPCIIPPSPTLAEKELPWKGDQADLAVYVSSETTKIVPVDMQKAWNQSISSLESIASPPGIESGPQHRRFACPVLEEQPQSASQVMPEQSSCFQFPSHISKSGRSQSDSSPDGPEQQELQPLMATEEQGRMAPTAEPRWLMFNRAGHL
- the SLC9A5 gene encoding sodium/hydrogen exchanger 5 isoform X5, encoding MLRHQGCSRPRRDALGSERLHQGAPVPRISAPQVALVSGVLQALWGTTGMCQDAPGPVRFQAAPWGQITWTMTMIRCDETVGRELPFAPASSLCSPAVGFFWQTFVTHLYPGREMGKVFHLSRKVTSVVPESCLLILLGLGLGGIVLAVAKKAEYQLEPNMFFLFLLPPIVLDSGYFMPSRLFFDNIGAILTYAVVGTLWNSFATGTALWGLHRAGLMDPGVEAGLMDFLLFGSLISAVDPVAVLAVFEEVHVNETLFIIVFGESLLNDAVTVVLYKVFNSFVELGPAHIHATDYMKGVASFFLVSLGGTAVGLLFAFLLALITRFTKRVRIIEPLFVFLLAYVAYLAAEMVSLSAILAAMPAPSAPLQSHLLRDLLQEVRGSQHLPEIPHHSQVHHEDTGQQLRDHHLHVSGHLCCGHLQVDMGHSTGAGHPVLYSALQSCGSVCPAEYVAGSTQPFSCQKRDIAQERLGHKASHGSWLGFCAVSWSRQGSPSIPGSPSPSSPGVVLQTFVLNRFRLIPLDRIDQVVMSYGGLRGAVAFALVILLDREKVKAKDYFVATTIVVVFFTVIVQGLTIKPLVTWLKVKRSDHHKPTLNEELHEHAFDHILAAVEDIVGHHGYHYWRDKWEQFDKKYLSQLLMRKSAYRLRDEIWDVYYKLNIRDAISFVDQGGHVLSAAKLALPSMPSRTSMSESSVTNLLRESGSGACLDLQVIDTVRSRRDKEDAAMHHVLRGSLYKPRRRINKSAKIRKSSGRT
- the SLC9A5 gene encoding sodium/hydrogen exchanger 5 isoform X2, which codes for MLRHQGCSRPRRDALGSERLHQGAPVPRISAPQVALVSGVLQALWGTTGMCQDAPGPVRFQAAPWGQITWTMTMIRCDETVGRELPFAPASSLCSPAVGFFWQTFVTHLYPGREMGKVFHLSRKVTSVVPESCLLILLGLGLGGIVLAVAKKAEYQLEPNMFFLFLLPPIVLDSGYFMPSRLFFDNIGAILTYAVVGTLWNSFATGTALWGLHRAGLMDPGVEAGLMDFLLFGSLISAVDPVAVLAVFEEVHVNETLFIIVFGESLLNDAVTVVLYKVFNSFVELGPAHIHATDYMKGVASFFLVSLGGTAVGLLFAFLLALITRFTKRVRIIEPLFVFLLAYVAYLAAEMVSLSAILAVTFCGICCKKYVEANISQKSRTTVKYTMKTLASSSETIIFMFLGISAVDTSKWTWDTALVLGTLFFILLFRAVGVVLQTFVLNRFRLIPLDRIDQVVMSYGGLRGAVAFALVILLDREKVKAKDYFVATTIVVVFFTVIVQGLTIKPLVTWLKVKRSDHHKPTLNEELHEHAFDHILAAVEDIVGHHGYHYWRDKWEQFDKKYLSQLLMRKSAYRLRDEIWDVYYKLNIRDAISFVDQGGHVLSAAKLALPSMPSRTSMSESSVTNLLRESGSGACLDLQVIDTVRSRRDKEDAAMHHVLRGSLYKPRRRYKASYSRHFISPDKQERQDKEIFRQNMKRRLETFKSTKHNVCSSKSKARLKEKGRKKKNISLTKEAPNGKTHRNVPWQDAAPVLVMVSSEEEESDSSETEKEDDEGIVFVARATDEVLQGKTTPGSLDVCPSPCIIPPSPTLAEKELPWKGDQADLAVYVSSETTKIVPVDMQKAWNQSISSLESIASPPGIESGPQHRRFACPVLEEQPQSASQVMPEQSSCFQFPSHISKSGRSQSDSSPDGPEQQELQPLMATEEQGRMAPTAEPRWLMFNRAGHL
- the SLC9A5 gene encoding sodium/hydrogen exchanger 5 isoform X3 — protein: MLRHQGCSRPRRDALGSERLHQGAPVPRISAPQVALVSGVLQALWGTTGMCQDAPGPVRFQAAPWGQITWTMTMIRCDETVGRELPFAPASSLCSPAVGFFWQTFVTHLYPGREMGKVFHLSRKVTSVVPESCLLILLGLGLGGIVLAVAKKAEYQLEPNMFFLFLLPPIVLDSGYFMPSRLFFDNIGAILTYAVVGTLWNSFATGTALWGLHRAGLMDPGVEAGLMDFLLFGSLISAVDPVAVLAVFEEVHVNETLFIIVFGESLLNDAVTVVLYKVFNSFVELGPAHIHATDYMKGVASFFLVSLGGTAVGLLFAFLLALITRFTKRVRIIEPLFVFLLAYVAYLAAEMVSLSAILAAMPAPSAPLQSHLLRDLLQEVRGSQHLPEIPHHSQVHHEDTGQQLRDHHLHVSGHLCCGHLQVDMGHSTGAGHPVLYSALQSCGSVCPAEYVAGSTQPFSCQKRDIAQERLGHKASHGSWLGFCAVSWSRQGSPSIPGSPSPSSPGVVLQTFVLNRFRLIPLDRIDQVVMSYGGLRGAVAFALVILLDREKVKAKDYFVATTIVVVFFTVIVQGLTIKPLVTWLKVKRSDHHKPTLNEELHEHAFDHILAAVEDIVGHHGYHYWRDKWEQFDKKYLSQLLMRKSAYRLRDEIWDVYYKLNIRDAISFVDQGGHVLSAAKLALPSMPSRTSMSESSVTNLLRESGSGACLDLQVIDTVRSRRDKEDAAMHHVLRGSLYKPRRRYKASYSRHFISPDKQERQDKEIFRQNMKRRLETFKSTKHNVCSSKSKARLKEKGRKKKNISLTKEAPNGKTHRNVPWQDAAPVLVMVSSEEEESDSSETEKEDDEGIVFVARATDEVLQGKTTPGSKERLRAVQAPSHCPSICISRQPRCLPQPLHHPSIANLGREGAAMERRPG
- the SLC9A5 gene encoding sodium/hydrogen exchanger 5 isoform X4; its protein translation is MQPPAASPGPAAPAGAELLRWQWREVQAPCLVAAWILVASLAKIVFHLSRKVTSVVPESCLLILLGLGLGGIVLAVAKKAEYQLEPNMFFLFLLPPIVLDSGYFMPSRLFFDNIGAILTYAVVGTLWNSFATGTALWGLHRAGLMDPGVEAGLMDFLLFGSLISAVDPVAVLAVFEEVHVNETLFIIVFGESLLNDAVTVVLYKVFNSFVELGPAHIHATDYMKGVASFFLVSLGGTAVGLLFAFLLALITRFTKRVRIIEPLFVFLLAYVAYLAAEMVSLSAILAVTFCGICCKKYVEANISQKSRTTVKYTMKTLASSSETIIFMFLGISAVDTSKWTWDTALVLGTLFFILLFRAVGVVLQTFVLNRFRLIPLDRIDQVVMSYGGLRGAVAFALVILLDREKVKAKDYFVATTIVVVFFTVIVQGLTIKPLVTWLKVKRSDHHKPTLNEELHEHAFDHILAAVEDIVGHHGYHYWRDKWEQFDKKYLSQLLMRKSAYRLRDEIWDVYYKLNIRDAISFVDQGGHVLSAAKLALPSMPSRTSMSESSVTNLLRESGSGACLDLQVIDTVRSRRDKEDAAMHHVLRGSLYKPRRRYKASYSRHFISPDKQERQDKEIFRQNMKRRLETFKSTKHNVCSSKSKARLKEKGRKKKNISLTKEAPNGKTHRNVPWQDAAPVLVMVSSEEEESDSSETEKEDDEGIVFVARATDEVLQGKTTPGSLDVCPSPCIIPPSPTLAEKELPWKGDQADLAVYVSSETTKIVPVDMQKAWNQSISSLESIASPPGIESGPQHRRFACPVLEEQPQSASQVMPEQSSCFQFPSHISKSGRSQSDSSPDGPEQQELQPLMATEEQGRMAPTAEPRWLMFNRAGHL